GACGAATACATCCAATCGCTAAGAAATGACACCAAGGTCGGTATACATGCAATCTGTAAGCTtgagttttatctatagttcGCACTGGTTACTCACTAGCTTTCATTAGGTGGAGGAGGataacgcaagaaggatggaaaaaCTGACGGAGGACGTGAAACAACTGATCTACATGAAGAAGGGAATGGAGGAGCAGCTTCAACTGATCGATCACCTGCAGCAGCTTGGGGTGGCGTATCACTTTAAGGAGGATATTAAGGATGCTTTAGGGACTATATACGGTTCCGTGGAAAAGGTGAACATGTTGCTGAAGGATAATCTTCATGCCACGGCTCTTATGTTCAGGCTTCTCAGAGAACATGGATTTGATGTTTCTGAAGGTGATTAAGCTGTATATCCTGCTTTACTCCTTTCTTGGCGACTGATACAGCATTGTCGCTGATGTACCTCATATATTGCTAGAACAATTACTTCCATAAAACTGAGACAACTAGAAATATGTCCAATTAGTCATAAATTATGCCACGTTAATAGCCTAACATACTAATGGAATTTTGTGTTTATTCTGTTCTATCATGGTGTCACAATCTAACTTGCACAAATTATGTGGATGGACTGAAGGTGTATTCTACCGATTTATGGATGAGAAGGGAAACTTGAAAGCCAGCCTTCGCCTCCAGACTGAAGGATTGGTGAGCTTGTACGAGGCTTCCCATCTTGCAAAGGAAGGAGAGCACGTGCTGGAAGAAGCTACGAACTTCACAACTAAACAGCTCAAGAGCCTCATGGAGGGATCACTTGAGCCTCATCTCAGGGAGCACGTAGCCCAAGCCTTGGAGCTTCCATTGAACTGGAGGATGCCGAGGTTACAGACCAGGTGGTTCATAGAAGCATCCCAAAGGGAAGCGAAGATGAACCCTGTCCTACTTGAATTGGCTAAGTTGGACTTCAACAGGGTTCAGATCATATATCAGAGGGAACTCAGAGAAGTGTCGAGGTATTTTGAGCTTGCTTTACTTGAATCATGTCCTGTACATTCTGCCGTCGTTTATGAACCAGCAAACTTCAGCACAAACTTATGGCTATCGAtcagatggtggagcaatcttggCCTCGCGAAAAGGCTTCCATTTTCCAGGGACAGGTTGATGGAGAACTATTTCTGGACGGTTGGCTGGGCTTTTGAGCCACAGTTTGCAAGATTCAGGGAGGCGCAGACAAAAGTTAACTGCCTGATAACAACAATAGATGATGTGTATGATGTTTACGGCACCATCGATGAGCTCGAGCTTTTCACGGATGCCGTCGATAGGTAAACAACTCCTCCACGTCATGCATGTAGGAGGTGTTATTTCAACAATCTTTGATCCCTGATAACATCTACTCTGATGGATGTTGCAGATGGGATGTTAATACAATGGACAAATTGCCAGAGTATATGAAGATATGTTTTCTAGCCCTCTTCAACACTACAAATGACACCGCGTACAATGTTATGAAAGAGAAGGGTCTGGATATAATTCCACACCTAAAAAAAGCAGTAACATATCGATCCCATCCCCCCTCTTTTGTGTATCGTCAATCATGCAGTTCCACTTTATAAACAGTGCTATCCTTGGATTCAGTGGGCAGATCTATGCAAGGCATACATGGTGGAAgcaaggtggtaccaccaaggcTACACACCCAATCTTGAAGAGTACTTGGAGAACGCACTTGTATCGATATCGGGTCTCCTGATATTGACTGTTGCTTGTTGCACCAGTGACGATGTAACTCGAGAGGCCTTAGACGGTTTCCAAAGCCGTCCTGAGATTGCAAGATGGTCATCCATGATCCTTCGACTTTGTGATGATTTGGGTACTTCCACGGTATGAGAATTGCTCCATACTTAATCATTCGTTCATGGAATGAACGTAATAAATAGTTCACACAGTTTCTCCTCTCTGTATCGATTGTTTTTGTGCAGGACGAGCTTGAAAGAGGCGATATATCCAAATCTATCCAGTGCTACATGCATGAGACCGGTGTATCGGAGAACATAGCTCGTGGGCATATCAGGGGATTAATCAAGGGGAATTGGAGAGCAATAAATGGAGATCGAAGTTTCACTTCGCCTTTTgaggaaaatctgaaaatgatggCCATCAATATTCCTCGAATGGCCCAATGCATATACCAATATGGAGATGGATATGGCAAACCCGATGGAGTGATCGAGGATCGCATAAGGTCTTTGTTGATTGAACCTATACTTATGTAATAATATAATCAAGGATAATATCGTGAAGCTATAAGTCTCGTCATGATTTGTCCAAGTCTTTGATCAAGTTTCTTTAAGTGTGATCActctttttattctgcaaaagttATTGATGGTATAATTTTCGTTTGTTGGTTGTGATAATTGATCTGTATCATCGTTTTGAAAGTAGAAAACTTTCTTTATTAAACATTAAAGGAAAAAAAGCCTATAGTATATTTTACTTTATGCTACTCATTgagattaaatttttaatttctctCAACTTTATTGTTGATGGGCACCTGAAATGGCTGATTTAATGGATCAACTATCTAAGATCTTGTAGCATGGTTTAGTTAAGAATAAAACAATATATTACTAGgtgatttttttgaaaatattttaaagttttataATTTCTCGTTGAGCGCCACTAAGCACATGAAAAGATGATTTTGtactcataattttgaaaaattcttACCCTAGCCCTAGATACACTTCTGCCCTGCTAACCTTGGCCAAGCCTTGGCCTAGCTAATGGCCACCCTCTGCCTTGCATGTTGCTGGCTGCTCGTCGGCCCTTCCCCACCCTATTACCCTCATTGTTATCATTGGTCACGAGGGCAAGCCACCCCCCCTCCTAACTTGATCGTGGTCAACGACTAGAAGGGGATGCGAGGAGATTGCATCAGTGAAGAAAGGGCATAACAAGATTGTGCAGTCCCTGTCGGACCCCCAACCCTCACCGTCATTATTGATTATAGAGGTGTTGTGTAGCGTCTTCTACACCTTTTCTTGTGCGAGAGTGGCAAGGGTCGCTCCATTGCTGGTCCAGTGGAGTGTGACGATGGTCAATACACCTTTGTCACTAGGTGGGTTCGACGGAGGGGGACAACCGACGAGATAATGGTACGGTTAAGAGTTGGAAGGAGGGCGATGGTCGATGGGAGTAGGATGATTATTTGAAAAAATAAGCATTCTACAAAAAATTTTCAAACTTAGGATGCTATTTAAAAATTTCTGTAActtagaagtttttttttttcgagAATTTACCCTATATTATTTCCAAAACTACTGACATATGCTAATTTAGAAACAATAAATAAGCAAGAACATGAATGTTTATCATTTTGTCGAACATAAACTTCTGCATTTAAATGACATAATtaaaacttgtttattagaatgtGATGGTTCGATCTCTGCATGTAACAATAATCGTGGCATAGGTTACATTCTTAAACACCGTGATAGATCTACGCTTGCAGGATGTTCAATTTCTCGTGCATCCACTTCATTACAAATTGAATGTTGTGCCTTAAAGGACTACTCATAGTCCTGTAGAAAGGAATGTAACGTCTAATCGTCTGCTTAAATTGTCAATAAGTCATATCATTAATCACCAAACATGAACTATTTCTATAGTCCCGTCATACTACTCACTGTGACATCAATCATCTCGTCGGTTCTTTGTCCTCCATTCGATGGTGCTCTATTCTTCAGAAACTTAATCAAAGAATAATTTTTTAGTTAATTTTACTTGATCAAGGCTCATTTATCAATCTAGGAGATCTGATTTTCTAGATGATTTTTATAGAAACTCTAATTTTCTTGTTCTTGCTataataatagaataaaatgattttattttttaaaaaacttgtACTTTTAATAATATTGGaagtaaataaattttttatagaagaaacaaaagaatgcAAGTTTTGCGGTCTTCGATACGGACAACTTCGACTTTGCACGCCtgaaggaaagagaaagaaaaaaaacactcCACGAGTGGAATGACCTTTACCcattatcaaataataaaaaccGTCTCCTTTCTCTCCCCAGTCTGGAGACGAGAGGAAGTGCCCTTTGGTATCCTTCCTCTACTCGACAACATCTCTCTTGCAGGTAACTTATACTCCTTATGAAACAAATCCATCTGTGCCTTGTCCATGACCATGTACTAATTTTTTTCATATCTGAAATGCAGCTTGAAGATATTCTAACTTTGGCTGTCATATCAAATTCTTCAGTGAAGTGGTGACTTTTACCTATCATAGGAATCAAGACAGGGTTTAAGACAGTGATTAGAGagtgtaataatatattatataagtTTTTCAATAATTGGTCATAAAACTAACTATTATTTagctattaaaatgataaatttatctttttatatatttttaattattaaataatcaagatatctcTAAAAACAATCAATATATGACTGCCAGGAAGAGAACAGTGTTCATTTATCC
The DNA window shown above is from Musa acuminata AAA Group cultivar baxijiao chromosome BXJ2-4, Cavendish_Baxijiao_AAA, whole genome shotgun sequence and carries:
- the LOC135609677 gene encoding monoterpene synthase 8, chloroplastic-like, translated to MAFCASAPSFCSLIGAHRWTSPSKASPRPCFRPHIRCAAQTPPRRSANYQPSSWSDEYIQSLRNDTKVEEDNARRMEKLTEDVKQLIYMKKGMEEQLQLIDHLQQLGVAYHFKEDIKDALGTIYGSVEKVNMLLKDNLHATALMFRLLREHGFDVSEGVFYRFMDEKGNLKASLRLQTEGLVSLYEASHLAKEGEHVLEEATNFTTKQLKSLMEGSLEPHLREHVAQALELPLNWRMPRLQTRWFIEASQREAKMNPVLLELAKLDFNRVQIIYQRELREVSRWWSNLGLAKRLPFSRDRLMENYFWTVGWAFEPQFARFREAQTKVNCLITTIDDVYDVYGTIDELELFTDAVDRWDVNTMDKLPEYMKICFLALFNTTNDTAYNVMKEKGLDIIPHLKKAWADLCKAYMVEARWYHQGYTPNLEEYLENALVSISGLLILTVACCTSDDVTREALDGFQSRPEIARWSSMILRLCDDLGTSTDELERGDISKSIQCYMHETGVSENIARGHIRGLIKGNWRAINGDRSFTSPFEENLKMMAINIPRMAQCIYQYGDGYGKPDGVIEDRIRSLLIEPILM